One stretch of Comamonas testosteroni DNA includes these proteins:
- a CDS encoding rhomboid family intramembrane serine protease, whose amino-acid sequence MFIAIPLENKPSWRSPPWMTVLLIVINCVIFWGWQAPEEHAVEKAAQQYAQTALPTLELPPFLAYLEEQSAQGSKRFDQQTLQAVRKLYQHKAYAQLYALLWQEKKFRQHLLDGQVITASHPRHAQWQAARAAFAPHEPSGSFTERWSMSYEPSAGWQPLQAFTSIFLHGSTSHLLGNMVFLFLFGFTLELALGSFTYLAFYVVGGVGASLFALMFYAGMGGYGLGASGAISALMAMYAVMYRMRRIRFFYMLLFYFNYATWPALVMLPVWMGVELLQHLWGSKQVAYMAHFGGLLTGAVLMWVYMRLQTVEAPVNEEELARAAAKPLADAVARAQHLTDTLEFGRAAPAWREAARLAPKDPAILKAWFESSRHQPASEDFHAAARRIFKLPATTDAERQLQLASYRSYQQRAQPGMRMSADTMHGLVRSFVRLGALPEAEKLCRSLHKLADHPQWPASLLLLVNGLAQAGRVQEAKAWLPVLQQSAPEEALTRWLAQQR is encoded by the coding sequence ATGTTTATTGCAATTCCTCTTGAGAACAAGCCTTCATGGCGCAGCCCGCCCTGGATGACGGTGCTACTCATCGTCATCAACTGCGTGATCTTCTGGGGCTGGCAGGCGCCCGAGGAACATGCCGTGGAAAAAGCGGCCCAGCAATATGCCCAGACCGCTTTGCCAACGTTGGAACTGCCACCATTCCTGGCCTATCTTGAGGAGCAATCCGCCCAAGGCAGCAAGCGCTTCGACCAGCAAACGCTGCAGGCCGTGCGCAAGCTCTATCAACACAAGGCCTATGCCCAGCTCTATGCGCTGCTGTGGCAGGAAAAGAAATTCCGCCAGCACCTGCTGGACGGCCAGGTCATCACCGCCAGCCACCCACGCCATGCGCAGTGGCAAGCTGCACGGGCCGCCTTCGCGCCCCATGAGCCGAGCGGCAGCTTTACCGAGCGCTGGTCCATGAGCTATGAGCCGAGCGCGGGCTGGCAGCCTCTGCAGGCCTTCACCTCCATCTTTCTGCACGGCAGCACCAGCCATCTGCTGGGCAATATGGTGTTTCTTTTCCTGTTCGGCTTCACGCTGGAGCTCGCCCTGGGCTCCTTCACCTATCTGGCTTTTTACGTGGTCGGCGGTGTGGGGGCGTCACTGTTTGCGCTGATGTTCTATGCCGGCATGGGCGGCTACGGCCTGGGGGCCTCGGGCGCGATTTCAGCGCTGATGGCCATGTATGCGGTGATGTACCGCATGCGGCGCATACGCTTTTTCTACATGCTGCTGTTCTACTTCAACTACGCCACCTGGCCGGCCCTGGTCATGCTGCCGGTCTGGATGGGGGTGGAGTTGCTGCAGCACCTGTGGGGCAGCAAGCAGGTGGCCTATATGGCCCACTTTGGCGGCCTGCTGACAGGGGCGGTGCTGATGTGGGTCTATATGCGTTTGCAGACGGTGGAGGCTCCCGTCAACGAAGAGGAACTGGCCAGGGCCGCCGCAAAGCCGCTGGCCGATGCCGTGGCCCGTGCGCAGCACCTTACCGACACCCTGGAGTTCGGCCGTGCTGCGCCAGCCTGGCGGGAGGCCGCGCGGCTGGCCCCCAAGGACCCCGCCATTCTGAAGGCCTGGTTCGAAAGCTCGCGCCATCAACCCGCCAGCGAGGACTTTCATGCTGCGGCACGACGCATCTTCAAGCTGCCGGCCACCACGGACGCCGAACGCCAGCTGCAGCTGGCCAGCTATCGCAGCTATCAGCAGCGCGCACAGCCCGGCATGCGCATGAGCGCCGACACCATGCATGGACTGGTGCGCAGCTTCGTGCGCCTGGGCGCCCTGCCCGAGGCCGAAAAGCTATGCCGCTCCCTGCACAAGCTGGCAGACCATCCCCAATGGCCGGCAAGCCTGCTGCTGCTGGTCAACGGACTGGCCCAGGCCGGACGCGTTCAGGAAGCCAAAGCCTGGCTGCCTGTGCTGCAGCAATCGGCTCCAGAGGAAGCTCTCACGCGCTGGCTGGCACAGCAGCGCTAG
- a CDS encoding OsmC family protein — MIHSAHAQSSPTPYRITLTDAQGHVWHADEPVNDGGADSAPNPMQLMLSALGACTAITLHMYAGRKQWPLSHVDVDLQLNPDGKPADANQITRSITLHGELDDEQRQRLLQIANACPVHKLLEGKVSIPTALTEAAQA; from the coding sequence ATGATTCACAGCGCACACGCACAAAGCAGCCCCACCCCGTACCGCATCACCCTGACCGATGCCCAAGGCCATGTCTGGCATGCCGATGAACCCGTGAATGATGGCGGCGCCGACTCCGCCCCCAACCCCATGCAGCTGATGCTCTCGGCCCTGGGAGCCTGCACGGCCATCACCCTGCATATGTACGCGGGTCGCAAGCAGTGGCCGCTAAGCCATGTCGATGTGGATCTGCAGCTCAACCCCGATGGCAAGCCCGCGGATGCCAACCAGATCACGCGCAGCATCACCCTGCATGGCGAGCTGGACGACGAGCAGCGCCAGCGCCTGCTGCAGATTGCCAATGCCTGCCCCGTGCACAAGCTGCTGGAAGGCAAGGTTTCCATTCCCACCGCTCTGACCGAAGCCGCGCAGGCATGA
- a CDS encoding pirin family protein, with product MSESKNLQRLPTRIADVGGIPIHRAIPQAALRKVGAWCFLDHAGPAVPPPPGMQVGPHPHIGLQTFTWMIEGEVLHRDSLGSEQIIRPGQVNLMTAGRGIAHSEEAQTLGVHAAQLWIALPDSHRNTAPRFQHYPDLPRTEIGDFAVTVLAGEALGLTAPAEVHSPLMGVDLLADGTAGQACATMPLRVDFEHAVMSLSGEVKVEGQVLPSQELIYLPVGTREVQLECTPGSRLIIIGGEPMDEAILLWWNFVARTTEEMQQAQQQWEAEAATDAELVNGQPRRFGKPVASPLKSLHSPSLAGVSLRASR from the coding sequence ATGAGTGAATCAAAGAACTTACAACGTCTGCCCACCCGTATAGCCGATGTCGGCGGCATCCCCATCCACCGTGCCATTCCTCAGGCCGCGCTGCGCAAAGTAGGGGCCTGGTGCTTCCTCGACCACGCCGGCCCGGCCGTCCCCCCTCCACCCGGCATGCAGGTCGGGCCCCATCCCCATATCGGCCTGCAGACTTTCACCTGGATGATCGAGGGCGAGGTGCTTCACCGCGACAGCCTGGGCAGCGAGCAGATCATCCGCCCCGGCCAGGTCAATCTGATGACGGCTGGCCGCGGCATTGCCCATTCCGAAGAAGCCCAGACACTGGGCGTGCATGCAGCCCAGTTGTGGATTGCCTTGCCCGACAGCCATCGCAATACTGCGCCCCGCTTCCAGCATTATCCCGACCTGCCCAGGACCGAGATCGGCGACTTTGCCGTAACCGTTCTGGCCGGTGAAGCCCTGGGACTGACGGCGCCCGCAGAAGTCCACTCCCCGCTGATGGGCGTAGACCTTCTGGCCGACGGCACAGCCGGCCAGGCGTGCGCCACCATGCCGCTGCGCGTCGACTTCGAGCATGCGGTGATGAGCCTGTCAGGCGAGGTGAAGGTTGAAGGCCAGGTGTTGCCCTCGCAGGAGCTGATCTATCTGCCTGTGGGCACGCGGGAAGTGCAGCTGGAATGCACGCCCGGCAGCCGCCTCATCATCATCGGGGGCGAGCCCATGGATGAAGCCATCTTGCTGTGGTGGAACTTTGTGGCCCGCACCACCGAAGAGATGCAACAGGCCCAGCAGCAATGGGAGGCGGAGGCGGCCACCGATGCGGAACTCGTCAACGGACAGCCACGCCGTTTTGGCAAGCCCGTGGCCTCGCCTCTGAAGTCGCTGCACTCTCCCTCACTGGCTGGCGTCAGCCTGCGCGCCTCCAGATAA
- a CDS encoding aspartate ammonia-lyase: MRQEHDFIGIKTIPPDAYWGVHSARAVENFPITGHSVAHMPELIRAFAFVKKAAAQANLQFGAINLKQATAISQACDDLISGQLHEQFVVDVIQGGAGTSTNMNANEVIANRALEHLGLPKGTYDMIHPNDHVNASQSTNDSYPTAVKLATYAGIQKLLIALAELRSAFEAKAGEFAHILKIGRTQLQDAVPMTLGQEFSAFAAMIADDEKRLRESAYLMTEVNMGGTAIGTGINAPVGYASAVTKALAEISGVPVVKAGDLIAATGDTGAFADISGILKRVAVKLSKISNDLRLLSSGPQAGVADIKLPARQAGSSIMPGKVNPVIPEVMNQVCFEVIGNDAAITMAVEAGQLQLNAFEPLMAWALHKSLSHLSSACKTLQVNCVEGIVANEALLDSRIAESVTLVTALNPLIGYEKAAKIAKTAIANGKQIAVVAEELGIMSQIEMNKLLVADKLTQAGALTAA; the protein is encoded by the coding sequence ATGCGTCAAGAACATGACTTCATTGGCATCAAAACCATCCCTCCCGACGCGTACTGGGGCGTTCATTCCGCACGCGCAGTGGAGAACTTCCCCATTACCGGTCACTCGGTCGCGCACATGCCCGAGCTGATCCGCGCGTTTGCCTTTGTCAAAAAGGCAGCGGCCCAGGCCAATCTGCAGTTTGGTGCCATCAATCTCAAGCAAGCCACCGCCATCTCCCAAGCCTGTGATGATCTGATTTCCGGCCAGCTGCACGAGCAGTTTGTGGTCGATGTGATCCAGGGCGGCGCCGGCACCTCCACGAATATGAACGCCAATGAGGTGATCGCCAACCGTGCACTCGAGCACCTGGGATTGCCCAAAGGCACTTACGACATGATCCACCCCAACGATCACGTCAATGCTTCGCAGTCCACCAACGACTCCTACCCCACAGCCGTCAAGCTTGCCACCTACGCTGGCATCCAGAAGCTGCTGATCGCCCTGGCCGAGTTGCGCTCTGCTTTCGAAGCCAAAGCCGGCGAATTCGCCCATATCCTGAAAATCGGCCGCACACAATTACAAGATGCCGTGCCCATGACTTTGGGCCAGGAGTTTTCCGCTTTTGCAGCCATGATCGCCGACGATGAAAAGCGTCTGCGCGAGTCCGCCTATCTGATGACCGAAGTGAACATGGGTGGCACTGCCATCGGTACCGGCATCAACGCTCCCGTAGGCTACGCAAGCGCCGTGACCAAGGCCTTGGCTGAAATTTCGGGCGTTCCCGTCGTCAAAGCCGGCGATCTGATTGCCGCCACGGGAGATACCGGCGCCTTTGCCGACATTTCCGGTATCTTGAAGCGTGTTGCAGTCAAGCTATCCAAGATCAGCAACGACCTGCGCCTGCTTTCCTCGGGCCCTCAAGCAGGTGTGGCAGACATCAAGCTGCCGGCGCGCCAGGCCGGCTCGTCCATCATGCCCGGCAAGGTGAATCCCGTGATTCCCGAGGTAATGAACCAGGTCTGCTTTGAAGTGATAGGCAACGATGCCGCCATCACCATGGCCGTGGAGGCCGGCCAATTGCAGCTCAACGCCTTCGAGCCGCTGATGGCCTGGGCTCTGCACAAAAGCCTGAGCCACCTGAGCAGCGCCTGCAAGACGCTGCAAGTCAACTGCGTGGAAGGCATTGTGGCCAACGAAGCGCTGCTGGATTCCCGCATTGCCGAGTCGGTGACGCTGGTGACGGCGCTGAACCCTTTGATCGGCTACGAAAAGGCCGCCAAGATTGCCAAGACCGCCATTGCCAACGGCAAGCAGATTGCCGTGGTGGCGGAAGAACTGGGCATCATGAGCCAGATCGAAATGAACAAGCTGCTGGTCGCCGACAAGCTGACCCAGGCCGGCGCATTGACCGCTGCATAA
- a CDS encoding HPF/RaiA family ribosome-associated protein gives MQVQVHADDSIQGGESLAQWAQEEINAKLARLKEYVVRVEVFLTGVDALKTTGGPGKRCVLETRATGRPPIAVNAEAEKVKEAFSAAIEKLKRAVETDLGKLKDKNLRESVRGVDDPSDENAAVA, from the coding sequence ATGCAAGTACAGGTTCATGCCGACGATTCCATCCAGGGTGGAGAGTCTCTGGCTCAATGGGCGCAGGAGGAGATCAATGCCAAGCTGGCCCGCCTGAAGGAGTATGTGGTGCGTGTGGAGGTCTTCCTCACGGGCGTTGATGCCCTCAAGACCACGGGTGGCCCAGGCAAACGCTGTGTGCTCGAGACCCGGGCTACAGGTCGCCCCCCCATCGCAGTGAATGCGGAAGCCGAAAAGGTCAAGGAGGCCTTCAGCGCCGCGATTGAAAAGCTCAAACGCGCGGTGGAGACTGATCTTGGCAAGCTCAAGGACAAAAATCTGCGTGAAAGCGTACGCGGCGTGGATGACCCCAGTGACGAGAATGCCGCAGTGGCTTGA
- a CDS encoding ExbD/TolR family protein: protein MAFGRMSRRQGAETPINTINVTPLVDVMLVLVVIFILAAPMLAATLRVQLPKAQAAVQQAAVSKSDALMVEVSPAGEIWIQGAVADDAAVQQQLEELGRRNPQAEVQLRADTSVPYGRVVQVMGWAHAAGLTRIGFVAEPESKAGIN, encoded by the coding sequence ATGGCATTCGGTCGCATGAGCCGCCGTCAAGGGGCGGAAACTCCGATCAACACCATCAATGTCACACCGCTGGTCGATGTGATGCTGGTGCTGGTGGTGATCTTCATTCTGGCTGCTCCCATGCTGGCAGCCACCTTGCGCGTGCAGCTGCCCAAGGCGCAGGCAGCAGTGCAGCAGGCTGCCGTGAGCAAGAGCGATGCCTTGATGGTGGAGGTCAGCCCTGCCGGCGAAATCTGGATTCAGGGGGCCGTGGCGGACGATGCGGCAGTGCAGCAGCAACTGGAAGAGCTGGGGCGGCGCAATCCTCAGGCCGAAGTGCAACTGCGCGCCGACACCAGCGTTCCCTATGGTCGCGTGGTACAGGTCATGGGCTGGGCCCACGCAGCAGGCCTGACGCGCATCGGCTTTGTGGCCGAGCCTGAATCGAAGGCTGGCATTAACTGA
- a CDS encoding MotA/TolQ/ExbB proton channel family protein, producing MSAGMWQWLAEGDAVTWATAALMLLMSVLSWVVILYKLWFMAVARRSVPQAVAAFWQMPDLVQAMAQVKALDRQGLVQAMADAVAQGAMAAQGSLAQSATQGQRLLRSLREALGQASVQLQWGQTLLATIGATAPFVGLLGTVWGIHHALGTLAGSGQVDIAQLAGPVGEALVMTAAGLAVALPAVLAYNLLGRSASQLEAVLEGFAHDLHAQFGVDAS from the coding sequence ATGTCTGCAGGAATGTGGCAATGGCTGGCAGAGGGCGATGCGGTCACGTGGGCGACGGCGGCCCTGATGCTGCTGATGTCCGTGCTCAGCTGGGTGGTCATCCTCTACAAGCTCTGGTTTATGGCCGTGGCGCGTCGCAGCGTGCCGCAGGCCGTGGCTGCGTTCTGGCAGATGCCCGATCTGGTCCAGGCCATGGCGCAGGTCAAGGCTCTGGATAGACAGGGGCTGGTGCAGGCCATGGCCGATGCCGTGGCGCAGGGCGCAATGGCTGCGCAAGGCTCTCTGGCACAAAGCGCGACGCAGGGCCAGCGCCTGCTGCGCAGCCTGCGTGAGGCTCTGGGCCAGGCATCCGTCCAGCTGCAGTGGGGTCAGACCTTGCTTGCCACCATTGGTGCAACGGCACCGTTTGTGGGTCTGTTGGGTACGGTCTGGGGCATTCACCATGCGCTGGGAACGCTGGCGGGCAGTGGTCAGGTCGATATCGCTCAGCTTGCCGGGCCTGTGGGTGAAGCCCTGGTCATGACGGCCGCCGGTCTGGCCGTCGCTTTGCCTGCTGTGCTGGCCTATAACCTGCTGGGGCGTTCGGCCAGCCAGCTGGAGGCTGTGCTGGAAGGGTTTGCACATGATCTGCATGCCCAGTTCGGCGTGGATGCTTCTTAA
- the dapB gene encoding 4-hydroxy-tetrahydrodipicolinate reductase, with the protein MTASTTHSSTPQRVAVAGASGRMGHMLIEAILNSSDCVLAAALDRADSPAIGTDPSAFLGKPSGLKIESDVRAALSKADCLIDFTRPEGTMEHLAVAADLGVGVVIGTTGFSDEQKTQIAEFAQKTSIVFAPNMSVGVNVTFKLLEMAAKALQQGGYDIEIVEAHHKHKVDAPSGTALKMGEVIAEAQGTKLADRAVYERFGHTGERKADTIGFATVRGGDIVGDHTVLFAGTGERIEISHKSSSRAGYANGSLRAVAYLADKKTGQYDMYDVLNLR; encoded by the coding sequence ATGACCGCATCCACCACCCATTCCTCCACCCCTCAGCGCGTTGCTGTGGCGGGTGCCTCCGGCCGCATGGGCCATATGCTGATCGAAGCGATTCTGAACAGCAGCGACTGCGTGCTGGCTGCAGCACTGGACCGCGCTGACAGCCCTGCCATCGGCACCGATCCTTCTGCATTCCTGGGTAAGCCCAGCGGGCTGAAGATCGAAAGCGATGTGCGCGCAGCCCTGTCGAAGGCCGACTGCCTGATCGACTTCACGCGCCCCGAAGGCACGATGGAGCACCTGGCCGTTGCGGCCGATCTGGGCGTTGGCGTGGTCATCGGCACCACGGGCTTCTCGGATGAGCAAAAGACGCAGATCGCCGAGTTTGCCCAGAAGACTTCCATCGTTTTCGCCCCCAATATGAGCGTAGGCGTGAACGTGACCTTCAAGTTGCTGGAGATGGCGGCCAAGGCCTTGCAGCAAGGTGGCTACGACATCGAGATCGTCGAAGCCCATCACAAGCACAAGGTCGACGCACCTTCTGGAACGGCCCTGAAGATGGGCGAAGTGATTGCCGAAGCCCAGGGCACCAAGCTGGCCGACCGCGCCGTGTATGAGCGCTTCGGCCACACCGGCGAGCGCAAGGCCGACACCATTGGCTTTGCCACCGTGCGCGGCGGCGATATCGTGGGCGATCACACCGTGCTGTTTGCCGGTACCGGCGAGCGCATCGAGATCTCGCACAAGTCCAGCAGCCGTGCAGGCTATGCCAACGGCAGCCTGCGCGCCGTGGCCTATCTGGCCGACAAGAAGACTGGCCAGTACGATATGTACGATGTGCTGAATCTGCGTTGA
- a CDS encoding outer membrane protein assembly factor BamE, translating to MHVQARSRAGLALTLAIAAALAGCNSIDGAAHRVANAVTPYKVDVVQGNFVSKEQVEALQPGMSRQQIRDILGTPLVTSVFHGDRWEYVFTINRPGVESQIRKLTVFFNGDAFARAEGDEMPSEADFVASLKGMKGTPKVPQLEASEAQLAKYPARNNTEAEQAAANLPPAATSYPPLESR from the coding sequence ATGCATGTTCAAGCCCGTAGCCGCGCAGGTCTGGCCCTGACGTTGGCAATCGCAGCGGCACTGGCCGGCTGCAACAGTATCGATGGCGCCGCGCACCGTGTCGCCAATGCCGTCACTCCTTACAAGGTCGATGTCGTGCAGGGCAATTTCGTGTCCAAGGAGCAGGTCGAGGCCTTGCAGCCCGGCATGAGCCGTCAGCAGATTCGCGACATCCTGGGCACACCTCTCGTGACCAGCGTGTTCCACGGCGATCGCTGGGAATACGTGTTCACCATCAATCGCCCTGGTGTGGAGTCGCAGATCCGCAAGCTCACCGTCTTCTTCAATGGCGACGCCTTTGCGCGCGCCGAAGGTGACGAGATGCCTTCCGAGGCCGATTTCGTGGCCAGCCTCAAAGGCATGAAGGGCACGCCCAAGGTTCCGCAGCTGGAAGCCAGCGAAGCTCAACTGGCCAAATACCCCGCACGCAATAACACCGAAGCCGAGCAGGCTGCGGCCAATCTGCCGCCTGCCGCCACCAGCTATCCACCGCTGGAATCGCGTTAA
- the fur gene encoding ferric iron uptake transcriptional regulator has protein sequence MKNIDELKSTGLKATLPRLKILEIFQKGAQRHMTAEDVFRVLLDERSDIGLATVYRVLTQFEQAGILIRSNFESGKAVYELNEGQHHDHFVCTSCGKVEEFYDAEIEKRQNLIAKEKGWVIQDHSMALYGQCAECATRAAK, from the coding sequence ATGAAAAATATTGATGAACTCAAAAGCACGGGCCTCAAAGCCACTTTGCCGCGTCTGAAAATCCTGGAAATCTTCCAGAAGGGCGCCCAGCGCCACATGACGGCCGAAGACGTGTTCCGCGTGCTTCTGGACGAGCGCTCGGATATTGGCCTGGCCACGGTTTACCGCGTGCTGACCCAGTTCGAGCAGGCCGGCATCCTGATCCGCAGCAACTTCGAAAGCGGCAAAGCCGTCTATGAGCTCAACGAAGGCCAGCACCACGACCACTTCGTCTGCACCAGCTGCGGCAAGGTCGAGGAGTTCTATGACGCCGAGATCGAGAAGCGCCAGAACCTGATCGCCAAGGAAAAGGGCTGGGTGATTCAGGATCACTCCATGGCGCTCTACGGCCAGTGCGCCGAATGCGCCACACGCGCCGCCAAGTAA
- a CDS encoding DUF1800 domain-containing protein, whose protein sequence is MRLLPFSPVQGLLCLAALALTACAPLAPSSGRPSPEVLQTLSSSALPDKPSALQSQQWLDRVTWGATDHDAARLQQQGLKRWLAAQLSPSSAPMPAEVQQHIDALGISQKPMAQIQREIADQRLAIRNSQDPEEAAKLRSELQRQLNQLGAEAQKRQIWRALYSPHQLQEQMTWFWMNHFNVSTRKGDVRMWVGDYEEQAIRPHALGKFRELLTASMRHPAMLLYLDNASNAAGRINENYARELLELHTMGVGSGYTQADVQAMAHVLTGVGFSTREADAPPPRLRPERQGDYLRHGFFEFNPNRHDYTPQVLLGRPLEKSGLAQVNEAVDRIVASPVTARFIARKLCVYFLGDKPPQAVVERTAQAFERSHGDIAVTLATLLSDPQAQQFGQGFKDPVHYVLGATRLAYDQRVASDVSPVQNWLNQLGQPLYGHETPDGYPVTQSDWSSSGQMNARFEVARQIGSRGALLFRNSPQQPLEKPPYPDLDKRSSVQARVPALGVATRAALAQARNPADWNSFFLSAPEMMYR, encoded by the coding sequence ATGCGACTGCTACCGTTTTCACCTGTCCAGGGGCTGCTCTGTCTGGCCGCCCTCGCCTTGACCGCCTGCGCACCGCTGGCTCCCTCATCGGGCCGCCCCAGCCCCGAGGTGCTGCAGACGCTGAGCAGCAGCGCCCTGCCCGACAAGCCCAGCGCGCTGCAAAGCCAGCAATGGCTGGACAGGGTCACCTGGGGCGCCACCGACCATGATGCGGCCCGGCTGCAGCAGCAAGGCCTCAAGCGCTGGCTGGCCGCTCAGCTCAGCCCGTCCTCCGCGCCCATGCCGGCCGAGGTGCAGCAGCACATCGATGCCCTGGGCATCAGCCAGAAGCCCATGGCGCAGATCCAGCGCGAAATTGCCGACCAGCGCCTGGCCATTCGCAACAGCCAGGATCCGGAGGAGGCCGCCAAGCTGCGCAGCGAGCTGCAGCGCCAGCTCAATCAGCTCGGTGCCGAAGCCCAGAAACGCCAGATCTGGCGCGCGCTCTACTCGCCCCACCAGTTGCAGGAGCAAATGACCTGGTTCTGGATGAATCACTTCAACGTCAGCACCCGCAAGGGCGATGTGCGCATGTGGGTGGGCGACTACGAGGAGCAGGCCATTCGCCCCCATGCGCTGGGCAAATTCCGCGAGCTGCTGACGGCCAGCATGCGCCATCCGGCCATGCTGCTGTATCTGGACAATGCCAGCAATGCCGCCGGGCGCATCAATGAAAACTACGCGCGCGAACTGCTGGAGCTGCACACCATGGGCGTGGGCAGCGGCTACACCCAGGCCGACGTGCAGGCCATGGCCCATGTGCTGACCGGTGTGGGCTTCTCCACCCGGGAGGCCGATGCCCCGCCACCCAGGCTGCGCCCCGAACGCCAGGGCGACTATCTGCGCCATGGCTTCTTCGAATTCAACCCCAATCGCCACGATTACACACCCCAGGTCTTGCTCGGCAGGCCGCTGGAAAAAAGCGGACTGGCCCAAGTCAACGAGGCGGTAGACCGCATCGTGGCCTCGCCCGTCACTGCGCGCTTCATTGCACGCAAGCTCTGCGTCTATTTTCTCGGCGACAAGCCGCCCCAGGCCGTGGTCGAGCGCACGGCCCAGGCCTTTGAGCGCAGCCATGGCGATATCGCCGTCACTCTGGCCACGCTGCTGAGCGACCCTCAGGCTCAGCAGTTCGGCCAGGGCTTCAAGGACCCGGTCCACTATGTGCTGGGCGCCACACGCCTGGCCTACGACCAGCGCGTGGCCAGCGACGTGTCCCCGGTACAGAACTGGCTCAACCAGCTGGGCCAGCCGCTGTATGGCCACGAAACGCCCGACGGCTACCCCGTGACGCAATCGGACTGGTCCAGCTCCGGCCAGATGAATGCCCGCTTCGAGGTGGCAAGGCAGATTGGCAGCCGCGGCGCGCTGCTGTTCCGCAACAGCCCGCAGCAGCCGCTGGAGAAGCCGCCCTATCCCGACCTGGACAAGCGCAGCAGCGTACAGGCTCGCGTGCCGGCATTGGGTGTCGCCACACGCGCCGCACTGGCCCAGGCCAGGAACCCGGCGGACTGGAACAGCTTTTTCCTCTCCGCCCCCGAAATGATGTACCGCTAA
- a CDS encoding DUF1501 domain-containing protein yields MQRRQFLSLGAALPLFCQLGQGLAAPLQSGSPRFLLVFLRGAYDSNSLLVPTHSDFYYQARPSIAIARPGSADGALALNPQWGLHPALQSSLLPLYEQGQACFVPFAGSNDLSRSHFETQDSIELGQPQEGGKSYQSGFLNRLTRVLQADSQSRTGLSPMAFTAQLPLCLRGSAQVANMALASVRKTAVDEQRSQIIASMYQGSALETPVREGFSVQRAVQRSMQEEMDQAGRNAISAKGFSLVAQRMAHLMREQFDLGFVDIGGWDTHVNQGAASGNLANRLGDLSQGLATFAESMGAETWRHTVVAVISEFGRTFRENGNKGTDHGHGTAYWFLGGGLSAQAGGKVLGEQIEVTEKALFQNRDYPVLNEYRSLLGGLFARMYGLNAAQLQQIFPASQPGRLQLV; encoded by the coding sequence ATGCAAAGACGTCAATTTCTCAGCCTCGGCGCTGCCCTGCCGCTGTTCTGCCAGCTGGGCCAAGGTCTGGCCGCTCCCTTGCAAAGCGGCTCGCCCCGTTTTCTGCTGGTCTTTCTGCGCGGCGCCTACGACAGCAACAGCCTGCTGGTGCCTACTCACAGCGACTTCTACTATCAGGCCAGGCCCAGCATCGCCATAGCGCGCCCGGGATCGGCCGATGGTGCCCTGGCCCTGAACCCTCAATGGGGACTGCACCCTGCATTGCAAAGCAGCCTGCTGCCGCTGTACGAACAGGGCCAGGCCTGTTTTGTGCCGTTCGCAGGCAGCAACGACCTCTCGCGCAGCCATTTCGAAACCCAGGATTCGATCGAGCTGGGCCAACCCCAGGAAGGCGGAAAAAGCTATCAGAGCGGCTTTCTGAACCGGCTGACCCGGGTGCTGCAGGCCGACAGCCAGAGCCGCACCGGCCTCAGCCCCATGGCCTTCACCGCCCAGTTGCCGCTATGCCTGCGCGGCAGCGCCCAGGTGGCGAACATGGCGCTGGCCTCGGTGCGCAAGACGGCCGTGGACGAGCAGCGCAGCCAGATCATTGCCTCCATGTACCAGGGCTCGGCACTGGAGACGCCGGTGCGCGAAGGCTTTTCGGTACAGCGCGCCGTGCAGCGCAGCATGCAGGAGGAAATGGACCAGGCCGGGCGCAATGCCATCAGCGCCAAGGGCTTCAGCCTGGTAGCCCAGCGCATGGCCCACCTGATGCGCGAGCAGTTCGACCTGGGCTTTGTCGATATCGGAGGCTGGGACACCCATGTCAACCAGGGCGCCGCCAGCGGCAATCTGGCCAACCGGCTCGGCGACCTGAGCCAGGGCCTGGCGACGTTCGCCGAATCCATGGGAGCCGAAACCTGGCGCCATACCGTGGTGGCCGTGATCAGCGAGTTCGGCCGCACTTTCCGCGAAAACGGCAACAAGGGCACGGATCACGGCCATGGCACGGCTTACTGGTTTCTCGGCGGCGGCCTGTCGGCCCAGGCCGGCGGCAAGGTGCTGGGCGAGCAGATCGAGGTCACCGAAAAAGCGCTGTTCCAGAACCGCGACTACCCCGTGCTCAACGAATACCGCTCCCTGCTCGGCGGCCTGTTTGCCCGCATGTACGGCCTGAACGCAGCGCAGCTTCAGCAGATCTTTCCGGCCTCGCAGCCCGGCAGGCTGCAGCTGGTCTAG